ttaaagataaatttgtttggcttacatttttttctaaatttattatattaaatattaacataattttagaatataatatgaatatatacagatatttgATGTTGACAATTAGAGAACTGAAATAGAGgttatgttatgtaaaataaaatgaaagaataGGAGTTTAACCGAAAtgcttgaaattaaatatacgcgttaaatacataaaaaataagtttcaaaATGTTTAGACACTTCATTAAAGCTTTGTTACCTTTTAGGAACCAATTGGTAAGACTTTtacttaatttgtaataattttgaacaatACAGAtcccaaattttatatttattaaaataatattgattgaaTGTGTAAgaatgtatgaaataatttttaaagtacccttttatttaatttgttataattttttaagaaaaaaattatcctccaagttataataatcatttaatttccAGAGCCGCACTGTCGGTGGTAATGGAAGCGcatttcaacaaaattgtCTGTCGAAAGAAGAGAAATTAACGGAAGCTCTCAAGAAATCATTGCCCGGTATCACATACATCAGCGTAGAGGACATCTCTGGTGGCTGTGGTGCTATGTATGaagtaaatatgttaatacaaTCTAACAATGCTTTCTACTgtcatcaaataataaagtttggAACAAGTACCTGCTGAAAATTACtactttgatttaatttctattacaGATAAGTATTGAAGCTAAAGAATTTGTAGGGTTATCAACTGTTAAACAACACAGACTGGTTACTGAATCCCTTAAGAGTGACATAGCAGAGATGCACGGCATCAGGATTCACACCACTCCTGCCAAGGGAGACAACTAGACCATGAAGGAATTGACATTTAGAAcaatttcatacaataaagTACAACAAATAAAGATCCCTGTTTCTGGGATCtacaacattttttgttttataatgttttaagtagttattaaaaatattttttctgtgatTCTTATTAAAAGTCCATGAAGCATTAGGTTTGTGTTTCTTCCTTTGAATATTCCAAAGTGAGTTTTTGAGTTtgcatgaaatattattacttgaataaatgtatcaagtagtataaaattgatatttttattcaataacccTTCTTAGCAAAATAaaggtataatattttaagctttGGAATCCAACATATAAGTATACCTACCATGTAGGCATCATAGAAAATCGAAAACAATATGCTACAGTTTATTTCTCCTGTCACAAGCTTGTTATTTCTCTTGTGCAGTATGGCTGGCTTATAATcaacaacattaatatattttttgtctattatTCTTTTAGTATACTAGTTTTTTCCATGAGCCTCTTCCACTTTAAGCCACGAATGACTAACTACTTATTTTTAGCTTTTCGTTAGCAGAAAAGtatcttttaaactttttttttacttttcaatatGGAGAGacaaaagaaacattttgtaaagtaagttataaaagattatGAGCTTGCCTCTCATATAACCTATTGGTACCTAGGTGAAGGCACTATCTATAAATCCTACTCTATAATCTATAGGATTGAAGACACGCAATTTGTATTATGCATCTTTTACGGAAGTTTTTTAGGACCGTCCAAAATTGGTTTAAGAAATtaagagtttaaaaaattaaattgaaagatGAAGGCTGCGAGAGGCTCCCACTAACGACGAATACGGTAAATATCAAGACTTGCTAAACATCCGCGATACAGTGCGAGTGAGATGAGTGCCACCTGCAAAACAACATACGTaaacatttaatgaaaatgagaTGTGTAGAATACTATACATTTTGGGTTTCTTCTTATTAAAGGGGATAAGATTGCTAAACCGTGTTTTTACGTCTGTCTTTGAGTGCGATTTGCCTCTTCAGCGACACgaaagaatttatttcttcaaGACCTTAGAAGACCAATGTTCAGACcataatttaagttaagttTCGCCTTGACTATAGCTCTTAGCCCTGATGGCTTTGACAGCGTCACTGTGAGGTGATAGTTTAAGTTAGGGCTTATTAAGGAGCATTGAAGAAAGCTACAATCTACTTACTCGGAACTTATTAGTACAAGTTTAACGTTCACATTgcctaatataatattaactattgattttaatacataaaaataagagAACACTTTTGCAAAGAAAATGGCAGTGGCATGTTGCAAATCAAGGTTATATTCAAAAACCTTAGCAGCTGTTTCACATTCATCGTCCTTGATCCTCCTTACCACAATTTATCTTTTACTCATATTTGCTAGACAAACTTGGCCATGGAAGAAAACTAATTGGCAAAGGCACTTTCTGAAGGTGCATCTGATGCAATTAGTAATACATAGTGCGTACCttcctatattaaaaagaaggCAAAAAAGTACCTATTTATAAACGACAACAGACACTCGGCGTTTAAAAAATGGTGATGTTGTAGGGTGTTTTAGGGCAGGACGTCATATAGAGGGTGAAGAAGTTTAGGGCAGTTGAGAAAAAGCTAGGAGACAGTTCCTTCATCGAGATTACATTTGCAATTGGGTTTCTGGAACTAATGTTGTGTAGATGAGATGGAATACACGAATGACCACGAGTCACGACATCAGCGGCAAAgagatgatataaataattcttcgAACGGTAGATTTTCTAGAATAAAAACATGGGCGTATTGAAGtacaatttaatgttaacataaatatttatttcggtAATTCAACAGCGCTTATCataatgacattataaatataactaaataatactaaGACCAATACAGGATAATACAGTTACAGTAAaagtagaaatataaaagtaacttaagaattaattaatcataaattacaatactAATTAGCAAGACTGTTCGTTGTTGTGTGCGGATGTGCGAATGTGTTTGCGTgagcgtgtgtgtgtgtgtgtctgtgtgtatgcatttgtatttttttataataaattaacatgtaGCGTTTTTAAAGCCTTTTCTAAATTCTGGtttcttcatattaaatatgtctAAGTGAGAAAATAAGTCGTTGTAGATAGTAGCTAAACGATATACTAAGCAGTAGCTTTCATATTTTGTGCCCATCGGCagtgtattaaataatgcTGTTCGACAAGTACGTCGATTTGGTATACGAAATTATAACAAGGTTATCAGATCGTTGCAGTTTATTTCATTAGACAAAAGTGAATAAGTATCATTATATCATAGGGCTTACAACGTGTCTCTAATGATGGCAAGCCTCAGTATAGATAGCCAATCCaactgtatgttttttttttcatttttttctaCTCAAATGTTTGTAGTGCGATCTGCTGCTAACAAGCTGCGAACTTATGCAAAGTATAATTCACGTTTTATGTATCTCAATTGTCTAAAAGCTTTGTCAGTTGTGATTTTATCTGCTCATTCTTTAGTAATTTCGAATGAAACTGAACCCCAAGTTCCAAGATCGCGTACATAATAGTTTTTAGgaatttcaatgttatttattttgtatgcatATGTTTTTTGTACATCTGCAAAATTGAGAAATCGGGATTGCTGTACAGAGGTGTATATatcataaacatatacattatatacgaGTGGACGTAGTATTGAACCTTGGCGCATGCCAGAGCcagaaagaaagaaagaaaatttttctaCAGAAACGAAATTACTGCATGCACCTCCAAAACCACCGCTTGCCTTCGTTTTGTAACATAGCAACGAAACCATCTATGGATGTGACCACGTATGCGAAGTCAATATAAATTGCGTCAACTTAATGCTTTTCATCCATAtccaaacataattaatttgtaaataccGACAGATTTGTTGACGTTGAACGTATGTTAACGAAACTAAGTGGGTCAAGCTGAatagatttatgaataaaaggTGCACTTTGATTGATTACTGCTTTTCTAAGATTTTGCTTATAGTGTTATAGATAGATATAagtgtttaattttgtatattttttaaatccctCTTTAACCCTCCTTCCACTTGGAAAGTAAGGAAGCTAACTCGCTAAgagatttatgaaatataattattaatggttCAACTAAGCTTTCGGCGCAGCGTATATAGAATATGGGAGGAACTTTATCACTTAGACAACCTTTTGAGGGATCCATATTCTTATCTTAAAATAGAATCTTTTGGGTTTGTAATGTTAGCAATATGTTCTTCAGATTCAGGTACGGAGAAGTTGTAACTCCCTTGCTCGTTCACTTCCGCCGAAACATAGAAGAGAATTCGAACGTTATCTATGCCAAATTTGTTTACTaacttatcaaaatataatatttaaaatggacTCTCGGGGTATTTCCAAACACAAAGTCCAACATAACCTAACATTCCATGTGTTTCCGcaacaatattttagatatgtcTTTCAAATGTAAGCCCCTCATcaggatttaattaaaacctcatttttaatcttaaattaatagaacGATACCCAACCTCAGATATTGATTCGTATTTGCCTATTATAGGTCggaaacaaaaacattcaGTCCTTTACATTATACAAACATGACACACGATGCACACTAAAAACGTTATGAATGTCTCCGAGAGACATTTCGTTTGTCATTTACATTTCGTAACTaggtatattatttctaaacgAAAATCTTCGATATAAATTATGTCAATTACTGTCTTGACGTCTCTTAAGCCTATCTGTCATTCTTTCAAACAGTTCAACATGGCACTCAATTTGTCTGTAAAGATTCATcctgttgttttatttcaaattgtgGATGCCTACGAGCGTCGAAATGCAGACTCCCACCGCGTTATCGGCACTTTACTTGGTAACAGTCCGTCTTGGGTTTAAAATATCGTTTCggttacaaataatttcaatccTAACATCGACGTCACAATTCCAACCCATTATTGCATTTATTCTCATTTGTTAAGTTTCTATAATagcaattataaaactatgtgatcaatttaatgaaatatgctGTTCTTAATGGTGTTCCATCGTTTGTTCTTGGTATCGTTCTTGGTAAGGTTAggttatattgatatttttcggTTTTATAGGCACATCCGACAAAGGTGTTGTAGAAGTCACAAATTGTTTCTGTGTTCCACACAAGGAACATGCCGACCAGGTCGAAGCTGAGCTCAGCTATGCTATGGATGTTTATGAACTCAACCGAAGAGTCAATGCTTCAGAGAACATTGTCGGTAAGTTGTCATTACTAATTTTGTAGTTATGATGCACTGCTGTTTAATCTTTATTACTGTCTactatatgataataaagcAAGAGCCGTTAGCTGTTAGTATAAAAGTAGTGGAAGCCTTAGATCAATTGTAAGCCAAAGGCTTTTTCTTAAAGCTTCCTTAATAAGGACTCTAGAAATCATGCAAGTAGGTTATCAGTTTAATTGCATACTGAGGCATCGAGGTTGTTAGGTCTGAGCTCACATGACAAACCTGTTAGTGCTCGAGTGAATGAGTCATGCTGTCCCTTGTCCATATCTATGACAAGTTGCAAACTTTTACTCTGGGTGCATTAACATTTTTCTGAGGACTTCGACATtgagtgccaaaacaaagttgTGTTTGTTGGACTGCTGGTTATACTCTAATTGGGATTGAATTCATTTTGTCCAAGCTATACCAAAGATACAAGTATTGCATGTTCACTGCAAAATCCCCCCAGTTTGAGAATCCTTCTTTTATACCTCAGTGAAACAACCTTggttataatgagatctaagatttttgcgagtattcatttaaatgaaactagtattattcggatttactatgcGGATTTTGGATTTACTACCGtgcacacctcgtctgcccgtgatcacggttgctgcaaagtaaccgaaacgtcgggattatgtagtttttaaataataaaatccgcgtagtaaatccgaataatactagtttcattttaacctTGGTTATTTCAAGGCTTTAGAAATGGACAAGCAACATTCAATTCTAGAGTATGTTTTGAATGACTCCCTACTTTTCACATTCAAAATGTAGAACATGGCTtggaaaccaaaaaaaaaacaactacaCAACCATTTTGAAGAGCATTCTGAGTGTCAGGGGTCCATCAATGTCGGCTGGTCAGCTTACTTCAGGGGGCCCGCATTTTCGTCGAAcccttattttaaacaaagccaatatttatttcaggaTGGTGGGCGACAGGCAACGAAGTGACAAATCACTCCTCCGTGATTCACGAGTACTACTCCCGTGAATGTCGGGAGCCTGTTCACGTTACGCTGGACACGTCGCTGGCCGGAGCCCGCATGGGTCTACGTGCGTACGTGTGTGTGGCGCTCGGAGTGCCCCGCGGCAAGCAGGGCTGCATGTTCACACCCATCGATGTAGGACTCACCTACTACGAGCCGGAGGTGAGCTTACTGATGGGTGTTCAACCCGGACGACGAAAATGTTACTTGTATTttactgatattaaaattaatagaatataaagtgcattaatgattttttaagaattttaaaataactttaaattgcaATCAAATCTTTCTGAACATGTTGtcttaataaatgatatactATTGTTGTAAACGGCTGTgtaaaatgaaactatgaCCTTGATATTGTtagctattttatattcttggaTAGTGGTTGttacttatttgttataatttttttttttatgaaggaacacttcataattttgtataaaacgtCTACAACTTATTTTGTTGCTAAGTGTGAACGTTATTGACTCGATAAACAATAGTGTAACGTGTCTTAGATCGTGGGGCTCCAGCTGTGTCAGAAGACGATGGGTGGCGGGGGTCGCTCGCGCCAGGTGACGCCGGCCGCTGACCTCGCACAGGTCGCCGACGCGGCCAACAAGCTCGCCGGCCTGCTCGACCAGGTACCGTTCCCCGATAACCTCGTGAGGTCGCGCTTCAATATCTGATTCATTTCCGTGCGAATACCTGACGGTTAAAAAACGTCACTGTCAAGCTGTCGCTCGGTCATTGGCGGCCTCTCACACGGAGAGTCTGTTACAGGTGTTGTCGTACGTAGAGGAGGTGGTGGCAGAGCGCGCGGCGCCCAACAAAGCGGTGGGAAGGGAGCTGCTAGCGCTGGCCGCCTCGCTGCCGGACCTCTCGGCCTCCTCCTTCGCCGACGCTTTCGCCTCCAGCGTCAAGGACCTGCTCATGGTACGActcacatacatacacacacacacacacgcacacgcacacacatcTACAAAAGACATCCCCATATGACATGAGCGGTTGTTGGCGTGTTCCAGGTGGTGACGCTGGCACAACTCATCAAGACGCAGCTGCAGCTCAACGAGAAGCTCACACTACTCACATCTCAGTGACGAGACCGGAgactaacaaaataaattcttatcaaATTCGACACTTTTATTAGTTAAGCGGCTCCCTAACATCCTGCTTCTATTCTGGTcactaactttaaaaaaaattataatgttagttGAATACAAATATGATGCCAGTTTAAACTCGGTTCCGTCTCAGTGCAGGTCTCTACTGAGTACATGTTGAGTGTAAGTCGTCAGGGAGGTGCTGGTGAGGTGGAAGGCAGACAGCTGTCTCCACCCAGCTCAGCGTCCACGGGTGTGGGGTGTATTCAGTATTATTAATAGGAACCAATGTATGAGGACTCATCATTGTTTGCGGACCAATACGTGGCGTTCTCTGGTTGCCAGCTGTTTTCATGAACCTTGCTTTATTCTATGatcagtttttattaaataagaaagtcTTCTTAACACTACAAAGGCGAAATACTCTCACCAAGAACGACGGCTGGGGGTCGAGTGACCCAAAAAGTGTATTTAAGGCGGGACTGTGattcaaacattaattagATTCGTGTTGATATCGTTTTCATAACtacaacgtttttattaatttatttacaattttgacAAAGATATATCTTTGATTGATTGCATTGTCCACATAATGGTTTTTTGCAAATATCACGTTTTATTGGATTCATTATTAcagttagtatttttttttacttctctATACGACGCAGAATATTATCATCCAATAAAAGTTTCCAGGCAGTAATAAACTTATCGTCAATTTTCTTTCTTGCGTACGGAGTCGGAAGAGAGTGTTCAGTCAAAATGTTGTGCTGCGCTCGTCGACCTACTTGACCAAGCTCCGTTCCAGAGTTTTTTCCGCGATCCTCCTCCCGCCGACACCATACTGTTACCATCCGCATCATCCGCAGTTTGCCTTCGTGAATCTCACGCCTTGCCTCCTTCGTCCTCTTCCCCTGAGTGATATTTGACGTTGCACAGCAGCTTAAAAGACaacgaaatatattcaaaagttATCGTAAGATATGTCAAATCATCTACGTCGGTAATTCTCATAATCAATAGAtgcaaatattcttataacaaCCTAGTGGCGTGCGGTCATTTGAGTCTTCGGTGCTTGCAGAACTCTTTTCGGATGGAATTATCTCTTCTTCTGAATCGCATTTACTTTCTACATCTTCACCCACACCGTCTGACCGTCTCACGGCTCCTCAGGCAACGATTGTaacgattataatatttgatggTCGCTCAGCCTAGACATTGTAAAGTAACTAAATGACACTGTTTGCTCCACGAAAGCAGCAGTTGGTGAGATTCTATACAATTAGCTTCACATGTGACAACCTCAGCTGGAAACGGATAATGTAAGTATCATGACCTACCCTCAGAGGGATACtgtttatcttaataattgCCGCTTGGTGTGAGGACCCGGCGCCGTCTGTGTCGGCGGATGTGATGTTTATTTAGTTCAGGGTGAGACTATAGCCATAACATCGACGGCACgttgaaatataaactattccATCAAAGCTCGCGCCGCGCCCACAGTGATAGTTGCGATGTTATCGAACGTGAACGTCAGAATGCGTCGCCGGACCCCTCCCCGTCTTTCCAGTGTTAAAAGGTAATCTTTCGTCTCCGGGCGTCGTTCGTTCCTTCCCATcagtatcaaataaaacttgcTAATATCATACAAGACATTTATTGTATAGTGAACCCACAACAGAATATTGAATCAGAGCTGTGGTCGCTACACACGGTCCCAGCGATCAGTCGAGCGGCAGCAGTCGTCCGCGTGTGTGACACTCCCACAGCCAAGCGGGGTTGGAGGCGGACGACGAGCTGATGGTGTACTGCGGCGCCTCGCTGGCACACTGACGGACAAACACACCGAGTTAGAGACAGGACATTCGAGTATCAGAACTCTCCTAACAACAGCTGCTTTCGGGAATTCATAAGGATGGGCGAGAAACTTAGCTCTCGGAAGACAACTGCTGCGatgttatagaaataatacacAAGGTCACCGACTTCACGGCGAATTCTGTGTTGCCTCGTGCAGGAGCGGGGGCGGCCGCAGATGATAGTATACATTACACCAGACCGACCTGCAGCACCACCCCGCCGTAGGCTGTGATGTACCGCTCCAGGAGCGCGCGCTCACACACCGGCAGCTCCGGGCACAGGGAGAACGTCACTCCCGCCAGGAACGTCGGCAGCGACTGCACACACACGCCCTAATTATAACACACACAGAAACGCACACACGTTTTGAAGGACGCGGCCTAACATTCACCAATacagtatataaaatgtattttatgatttcacCAACAAATTCATATTTCTCCTCCAACTCTGTCCTGCGATCTGCTGAGGTCGTCTCCCGTCTCCGGGACTCTTGTTACACTATATTGAGACCTGACTGTCACTCGACCCCTCACCTTACGGGCGTCTATCTCCTCCCGCCTCTGTTCTCCGTCCTCCTCGTCCGTGTCGCACATCACATCCCGGTCTTCCTCCCCTCCCTCTTCTTCCTCTTCACTGAGTCGTTTTCTCTTTTGTCGTCGCATGACTTGTTCTATTTCGTCGTCCGTGTCATGCTCCGTCTCTGCGGAGTCACCGTTACTACATCGCCCCCTCCCTCCTCCTCCCCCGTCTCCCGTCCTCTCACTGTCCTGGTGGCGCCCCCCCGCCCCTCCCCTCGTGTCGTATGTCGTCTCCTTCAGCCTGGTCCCCGAGCGCAGACAGTCTTCGACCCACTCGGCCTTGACGACGGCCACGCTTCCCCGCACCAGGCGGAGTTTTGGAGTGTTGGGGAAGGCACAGCTAGGGACAGACAAACATGTGTGGTCTTTGTTTAGGGTTCAATTAAATCTAACCAGAGAATGTGTAATCGATACGTTTCCTATACGTCGCTGGAGCCGGTCGTCATTCGAAagctaagtatttttataaatcaattcgAGTACAGAGCGTGTATGTCTGTGTGTTAGTTTCTTATATTACATGAGATGTGTGCAGTCGGCGGTGACGTCGGGCGTGTAGTGCGCACCCATCCGGAGAGCGGCCGCGCGGACCGACGCTCGACGCGGGTTCACGTATCCCGAAATAGAGAACACCACATCCGACAGAAGAGAAGACAGGGGACGGGCCGGAGCCCGGGATGGGGCTGGaagtaatacatatataacaacattattaaataagatgcAAACCTTTTATCTCGTCAAGACAAGTGTTTCTAAGACACaatgaaacaatgaaaaatgACATCAGACACGCACATAGAGATCAATACGTAATACACAGTTATGTTCATGAACCAACGCTGTGTGTAGTAGTGCATCTCATACGACACGCTCCGTACCTTCCTGGGAGTGTTTCCTTTTAGTGGAATTCATTAATGTAGTATGTGTCTGGTCCTGAGTCCGATTGTCTGTATGTTTTGTCTCCTTGTTCTTCTCATCTCCCTTACTTTCTTCTCTCTTACTGCCGGTCTTCTTCTTCTTGGCCTCCTGGTCAGTTTTCTTTTTTCCATCTTCTCTCTGTTTCTCTCTCCCATGTCTTTCTATAACTCTATCTATTTTCTGGTGTGGTTGCTCGTCATCCTCTGTATACATGAGACTCCTCTTTTCTCGAGTGGAATAATTCGAGCTTTGATCAGACGGTCTGTTGCTAGTTTTCGATATTGGCGTCTTTGTTAATCTGGTGGAGGAGTCGCCTATGTTGTTCAGTGCCCGCGACGTCGCTTGTCTGATTTGTGCATCTAGAACAATTAGAAGTTTAGATTATTTGACTTGTAATATGAATTATCCAGATATCAAGTTCAGTTACCAGTACTATTATGTGTTTTCTGGTCTTGTTTGTGTTTATGGAACAGTTCCCCAGGACGGAACTCTTCATCCTCTGAACCAAGCTCCTCGAGGCGGAACGTGCGAGAGATAGACAAGGCTGTGTGACCGGACAGAGTTGGACTTTCCGGTTCAAAGATATGAACAAATGAGATTCCATACTGGAATTAAAATTGagtattaatttcaatgtctTGTTCCATCAAAGTTAGTATGTTTGTCAGTTCACCTTGCAGTGTCTGTTGTAAGGTTGTGAGCAGACTAGTCTCAATCGGTCCCAGCGTCTCTGTCGGACAGATGTCAGTTCATCTCGTGTAAAGCTCTTCACTCTCTCAACTGGTGCTCCGCGAGCCTCTCGTGGAGAACACAGCACACAACTCGGGACTAACACCtacacaaatataatagattatgttacaaaatttcttactattgcatgttttgtttttttgtaaaatcacAATATAGATATTTCTTGCATAAGTCACTTGAGCAACATACCTCAAAGGTTTCATTGGGCTTCTCTGATGATCCTACTAACACCTCTAACATAGACGTGTGGTATGTTCCAATCGTGATCGATTCTATCTGTTGAAACACTAAACATAAGTATGTCATTATatccaaatttttttactacaaatcgaattattaaaaaaataaacattgtaattCATTGTTAGTGattcttaaaactaaattaaaccaacatttttataattctttgaaATGATATCATTTAATACCTGGACAGCCTTAGTCAGCTGTAGAACTACTGAACAAGAGGTCTCCCCCGTCTTACAAAgccatttctttttatttatttcccacgataataaattgtttgccGGATTTTCctgaaaattaaagtttgtaATTGGGTACTTCACTTCTAAAGATAAACAACTGTGAAACATGCCAACTAAatgtagtttaatatttatattcaattgcAGGTTATTTGAAAACGTAGTCAGATAAAGTTCTTACAGGGTCCTCACTGCTCATGCTCACAACGTAATCAATTTTAACTCGAGGCATTTTTTAGtcagattttttttggaatttggATACTAGATGATACTTTTAAaggtcaatttaaatatttagtaaacatCAACGTCAAACTGACAGTAtcataaatgaaaaagttacttcaaattgaataataacGAAGATTTGCAAAAACTGCTCCGTCGTGAAATCTGTCCGCTATCGTTCAAAAtttgttcatattataaaatgtcacacataagaaaattataagaatcacattattaaatttttttgaaatattatgttgtGATTTTTGAATCCAACTAAATTCTATTTGTGTTCTAAGGcaatctttttttcttttataaatataaaaaactcatgcaatatctttttaaagatttaataaatactatctGATCTCAGAGACTTTCAcgagacatatttttttttatttatcttttaaaagaaCTTTTTCGTACTTGGCTGTGAAAGGTGAATATCGTTTTGGATGATAAAAGCGCTTTTTCAGTTATACCCTATTCACTCTTCCCTTAAAAACTTCCAAATTGTGCGCACCAGAAATTACTATCGAAGATAAACTGTTGCGATCCGTTGCTGTGTGCATGAGGAGGGAGGAAGCGGACCGCTTTGTCCGGATACGACAAATTTATACTTAGAAAGATTACTTTTACCACAGTGCCTGTGACAACTCACAACCAAAGGTTTTCTGGTGGTAAAGAGATATTTACgttataatgatatctaaggtgaaaaatatttttttttataacaatgagTCCGTAGtatgtaatttgtaaatatgtatttacatacaaGGAAACGCTGGCGTAaaaattgtgattttattGAATGCTTAAGAAATGAAAGTCAACGAAATAATCGATTATAGTTTATGCAGTACTATAGATTGGTGACTGTGATGTTGATGTGAATATGCAACCTATAGTGGCTTAGAATTTCTATGTCTATCGATAGTtctttgtttgtaaaattttaagcaaaatCATCATAATCAATAACATGAGTAACAGGACGCCAGGTTTTGTGCTTTTGGAATCCATCGAGCGTTTATTTTGCTGGATCTGGACCGTTCAGTCTTAA
The window above is part of the Danaus plexippus chromosome 7, MEX_DaPlex, whole genome shotgun sequence genome. Proteins encoded here:
- the LOC116770598 gene encoding DNA repair protein XRCC1 isoform X1 → MPRVKIDYVVSMSSEDPENPANNLLSWEINKKKWLCKTGETSCSVVLQLTKAVQIESITIGTYHTSMLEVLVGSSEKPNETFEVLVPSCVLCSPREARGAPVERVKSFTRDELTSVRQRRWDRLRLVCSQPYNRHCKYGISFVHIFEPESPTLSGHTALSISRTFRLEELGSEDEEFRPGELFHKHKQDQKTHNSTDAQIRQATSRALNNIGDSSTRLTKTPISKTSNRPSDQSSNYSTREKRSLMYTEDDEQPHQKIDRVIERHGREKQREDGKKKTDQEAKKKKTGSKREESKGDEKNKETKHTDNRTQDQTHTTLMNSTKRKHSQEAPSRAPARPLSSLLSDVVFSISGYVNPRRASVRAAALRMGAHYTPDVTADCTHLICAFPNTPKLRLVRGSVAVVKAEWVEDCLRSGTRLKETTYDTRGGAGGRHQDSERTGDGGGGGRGRCSNGDSAETEHDTDDEIEQVMRRQKRKRLSEEEEEGGEEDRDVMCDTDEEDGEQRREEIDARKSLPTFLAGVTFSLCPELPVCERALLERYITAYGGVVLQCASEAPQYTISSSSASNPAWLWECHTRGRLLPLD
- the LOC116770598 gene encoding DNA repair protein XRCC1 isoform X6 encodes the protein MLEVLVGSSEKPNETFEVLVPSCVLCSPREARGAPVERVKSFTRDELTSVRQRRWDRLRLVCSQPYNRHCKYGISFVHIFEPESPTLSGHTALSISRTFRLEELGSEDEEFRPGELFHKHKQDQKTHNSTDAQIRQATSRALNNIGDSSTRLTKTPISKTSNRPSDQSSNYSTREKRSLMYTEDDEQPHQKIDRVIERHGREKQREDGKKKTDQEAKKKKTGSKREESKGDEKNKETKHTDNRTQDQTHTTLMNSTKRKHSQEAPSRAPARPLSSLLSDVVFSISGYVNPRRASVRAAALRMGAHYTPDVTADCTHLICAFPNTPKLRLVRGSVAVVKAEWVEDCLRSGTRLKETTYDTRGGAGGRHQDSERTGDGGGGGRGRCSNGDSAETEHDTDDEIEQVMRRQKRKRLSEEEEEGGEEDRDVMCDTDEEDGEQRREEIDARKSLPTFLAGVTFSLCPELPVCERALLERYITAYGGVVLQCASEAPQYTISSSSASNPAWLWECHTRGRLLPLD